Proteins found in one Gemmatimonadota bacterium genomic segment:
- a CDS encoding CRTAC1 family protein has product MKWAPVLLSSLFLSPSCGQPGQPDHRPDAARPVVQFTDIAPSAGITFRHTNGKSGRYYFLETVASGGGFIDYDGDGDLDVYLLNGAAIPGFVPDQPLSSILYRNDGDGSFTDVTVQAGVDNAGGYGMGLAVADYDNDGDDDLFVTNYGANILYRNQGDGTFRDVTARANLTVPRNPTFSTSAAFLDYDRDGHLDLYVCAYVEFDFEANRRCSRDGIQSYCGPDIYEGAADLLYRNNGDGSFTDVSAEAGIANPDGKGLGVVGGDYDGDGWTDIFVANDLTPDFLYRNNGDGTFTDMALLAGVAYGEDGVARAGMGVDMGDYDRNGSPDIYVTNFSLEPNSLHRNNGNSTFTETTFGAGVGNPTLLFLGFGTAFKDFDHDGWLDIFAANGHVIDNISLFDPTITYAQTNQLFRNEGDGVFTDVSPEAGPSFQVERVHRGAAFGDVDNDGDIDVLVTTVNDVPLLLRNDGINGRGAGGAAGVTGTGEGGGSDGSDGAGGSDGGSDGAGQPGPASLLVATEGVRSNRNGIGARVTVITDAVRQSREIRSAYSYLAANDLRAHFGLGAHAGADSIIVDWPSGGRDIATGVEGGQLVTIREGAGIVSRTPFLRR; this is encoded by the coding sequence TTGAAATGGGCGCCGGTACTTCTCTCCTCCCTTTTCCTTTCCCCTTCCTGCGGACAGCCCGGCCAGCCCGATCATCGTCCTGATGCGGCCCGGCCGGTCGTGCAGTTCACGGACATCGCGCCTTCGGCCGGGATCACGTTCCGGCACACCAACGGCAAATCGGGCCGGTACTACTTCCTCGAAACGGTGGCGTCCGGCGGCGGGTTCATCGACTACGACGGGGACGGCGACCTCGACGTCTACCTGCTCAACGGCGCGGCCATCCCGGGTTTCGTGCCCGACCAGCCCCTTTCCAGCATCCTCTATCGCAACGACGGCGACGGATCCTTCACGGACGTGACCGTCCAGGCCGGCGTGGACAACGCGGGGGGTTACGGGATGGGCCTGGCCGTCGCAGATTACGACAACGACGGCGACGACGATCTGTTCGTCACGAACTACGGGGCGAACATCCTCTACCGGAACCAAGGGGACGGGACATTCAGGGATGTGACCGCCCGTGCGAATCTGACGGTACCGAGGAATCCCACGTTCTCCACCAGCGCGGCATTCCTGGACTACGACCGGGACGGGCACCTGGACCTCTACGTGTGCGCGTACGTCGAATTCGACTTCGAGGCCAACAGGCGCTGCTCCAGGGACGGCATCCAGTCCTACTGCGGACCCGACATCTACGAGGGTGCGGCCGACCTGCTGTACCGGAACAACGGCGACGGTTCGTTTACGGACGTCTCCGCGGAGGCGGGCATCGCCAATCCGGACGGCAAGGGCCTCGGGGTCGTGGGAGGCGACTACGACGGCGACGGATGGACAGATATCTTCGTGGCCAACGACCTGACGCCGGATTTCCTGTACCGGAACAACGGCGACGGCACGTTTACCGACATGGCCTTGCTGGCGGGCGTGGCCTATGGCGAAGACGGTGTCGCCCGGGCGGGCATGGGGGTGGATATGGGAGACTACGACCGGAATGGGTCGCCGGATATCTACGTGACCAATTTCTCCCTGGAACCCAACTCGCTGCACCGGAACAACGGAAACAGCACCTTCACCGAAACGACTTTCGGCGCGGGCGTGGGCAATCCCACGCTCCTGTTCCTGGGCTTCGGTACGGCCTTCAAGGATTTCGACCACGATGGGTGGTTGGACATCTTCGCGGCGAACGGCCACGTGATCGACAACATCTCCCTGTTCGATCCGACGATAACCTACGCGCAGACCAATCAGCTGTTCCGGAACGAGGGAGACGGCGTGTTCACCGACGTCAGCCCTGAAGCGGGCCCATCCTTCCAGGTGGAGCGCGTGCACCGCGGCGCGGCCTTCGGGGACGTGGACAACGACGGCGACATCGACGTGCTGGTCACTACGGTGAACGACGTCCCGCTGCTGCTGCGAAACGACGGGATTAACGGGCGAGGCGCGGGCGGTGCGGCCGGCGTGACTGGGACCGGCGAAGGCGGCGGAAGTGACGGAAGTGACGGCGCCGGCGGAAGTGACGGCGGAAGTGACGGCGCCGGTCAGCCCGGTCCCGCCAGCCTGCTCGTCGCCACCGAGGGCGTCCGGAGCAATCGCAACGGCATCGGTGCGCGGGTCACCGTGATCACGGATGCCGTGCGACAGTCGCGGGAAATTCGAAGTGCCTACAGCTACCTGGCGGCCAATGACCTCAGGGCTCACTTCGGACTCGGCGCCCATGCCGGCGCGGACTCGATCATCGTGGACTGGCCCAGCGGCGGGAGAGACATCGCAACCGGCGTAGAAGGCGGCCAGCTTGTCACGATCCGCGAAGGCGCAGGTATCGTTTCGCGAACGCCATTTCTCCGGCGT